The following proteins come from a genomic window of Mariniflexile sp. TRM1-10:
- the sufB gene encoding Fe-S cluster assembly protein SufB, which produces MNKYTEDDLREELKTKEYEYGFYTDIASDTFPIGLNEDIVRAISLKKEEPEWMTEWRLEAFRAWEKMIEPEWANVRYTKPDFQAISYYSAPNSKPKYDSLDEVDPELLATFAKLGISLDEQKKLSGVAMDVVVDSVSVATTFKKTLGEKGIIFCSISEALREHPDLVKKYIGTVVPQKDNFYAALNSAVFSDGSFCYIPKGVRCPMELSTYFRINQAGTGQFERTLVVADEGSYVSYLEGCTAPSRDENQLHAAVVELIALDDAEIKYSTVQNWYPGNAEGKGGVYNFVTKRGLCEKNAKISWTQVETGSAITWKYPSCVLKGDNSVGEFYSIAVTNNHQQADTGTKMIHLGKNTKSTIISKGISAGKSQNSYRGLVKISPNADNARNFSQCDSLLMGNECGAHTFPYIEAKNKTAKIEHEATTSKIGEDQIFYCNQRGIDTEKAIALIVNGFSKEVLNKLPMEFAVEAQKLLEISLEGSVG; this is translated from the coding sequence ATGAATAAATATACAGAAGACGATTTAAGAGAAGAGCTTAAAACCAAAGAATATGAATACGGATTTTATACTGATATAGCCTCCGACACATTTCCTATTGGTTTAAATGAAGATATTGTTCGTGCTATTTCCCTTAAAAAAGAAGAACCGGAATGGATGACCGAATGGCGTTTGGAAGCCTTTCGTGCTTGGGAAAAAATGATAGAGCCAGAATGGGCAAACGTACGTTATACAAAACCCGACTTTCAAGCCATCTCCTACTATTCTGCACCAAATAGCAAACCGAAATATGATAGTTTAGATGAAGTTGACCCCGAGTTATTGGCAACATTTGCTAAACTTGGCATTTCTTTAGATGAACAAAAAAAACTATCAGGCGTCGCCATGGATGTGGTGGTTGATTCGGTTTCGGTGGCAACTACATTTAAGAAAACATTAGGCGAAAAAGGCATTATATTTTGTTCTATTTCTGAAGCATTGCGTGAGCATCCAGATTTAGTTAAAAAATACATTGGTACCGTTGTGCCTCAAAAAGACAATTTCTATGCTGCTTTAAACTCTGCCGTTTTTAGTGATGGCAGTTTCTGTTATATTCCAAAAGGGGTACGTTGCCCTATGGAACTTTCAACCTATTTTAGAATCAACCAAGCAGGAACTGGGCAGTTTGAACGCACTTTAGTGGTTGCCGATGAAGGTAGTTATGTTAGTTACCTTGAAGGCTGTACAGCGCCGAGTCGTGATGAAAATCAATTACACGCAGCCGTAGTAGAGTTAATTGCTTTAGACGATGCAGAAATAAAATATTCAACAGTACAAAACTGGTATCCAGGAAATGCAGAAGGCAAAGGTGGTGTTTACAATTTTGTGACCAAACGTGGTTTATGCGAAAAAAACGCCAAAATCTCATGGACCCAAGTAGAAACTGGTAGTGCCATTACCTGGAAATATCCTTCATGCGTTTTAAAAGGTGATAATTCGGTTGGTGAATTTTACTCTATTGCTGTAACAAACAACCATCAACAAGCCGATACCGGAACGAAAATGATTCATTTAGGAAAAAACACCAAATCGACCATCATTTCAAAAGGTATTTCAGCAGGAAAATCACAAAATAGTTACCGCGGATTGGTTAAAATAAGTCCGAATGCAGATAACGCCCGTAATTTTTCACAATGCGATAGTTTGCTAATGGGCAACGAGTGTGGCGCACACACCTTCCCTTATATAGAAGCGAAAAATAAAACGGCAAAAATAGAACACGAAGCGACAACCAGTAAAATTGGTGAAGACCAGATTTTCTATTGCAACCAACGTGGTATTGATACCGAAAAAGCCATCGCCCTTATTGTAAACGGGTTTAGTAAAGAAGTATTGAATAAACTTCCTATGGAGTTTGCTGTGGAAGCTCAAAAACTATTAGAAATAAGTTTAGAAGGCTCAGTAGGATAA
- the sufD gene encoding Fe-S cluster assembly protein SufD translates to MDLKEKLISSFLAFENQVDTDTYVHDVRNDAIKIFEEKGFPSKKEEAWKYTSLNSVLKEDYSVFPKQENAIEYNDVKKYFIHDIDTFNVVFIDGKYSSHLSQTTHDGLDVCLMSAALSKPKYRLVIENYFNKAATKDSLPSLNTAFSSEGAYIHIPKNKLVQKPIQIIYFSTGNESATMLQPRNLVVLDENSHVQIIERHQSLTDNPVLTNSVTEIFTNKRAIVDYYKIQNDNLNATLIDNTFIKQKQESVASVHTFAFGGKLVRNNLNFYQTGERIESTLKGVTIIGEKQHVDHNTLVHHIEPNCESHQDYKGIFGENSTGVFNGKIIVNKEAQKTNAFQANNNILLSDKASINTKPQLEIFADDVKCSHGCTIGQLDESAMFYMRSRGIPEKEAKALLMYAFSNNVLSSVKIPEIKQRITKIIANKLGVKIGFDL, encoded by the coding sequence ATGGATTTAAAAGAAAAACTAATATCATCTTTTTTAGCATTCGAAAACCAAGTAGATACAGATACCTATGTTCACGATGTTAGAAACGATGCTATCAAAATATTTGAAGAAAAAGGCTTTCCTTCGAAAAAAGAAGAAGCTTGGAAATACACGTCTTTAAACAGTGTTTTAAAGGAAGATTATAGTGTATTCCCCAAACAAGAAAATGCTATAGAATACAACGACGTAAAAAAATATTTCATCCACGATATAGATACTTTTAATGTGGTGTTTATAGATGGAAAATATTCGTCGCACCTATCGCAAACCACACACGACGGCCTAGATGTTTGCTTAATGTCTGCCGCATTATCAAAACCGAAATACCGTTTAGTCATTGAAAATTATTTTAATAAAGCGGCTACTAAAGATAGTTTACCTTCGTTAAATACCGCATTTTCAAGCGAAGGTGCCTACATTCATATTCCAAAGAACAAATTGGTTCAAAAGCCTATTCAAATTATTTATTTTTCAACAGGTAATGAATCTGCAACCATGTTACAACCACGTAATTTAGTTGTGTTAGACGAGAATTCGCATGTACAAATTATAGAACGCCATCAAAGTTTAACCGATAATCCTGTTTTAACCAACAGCGTTACCGAGATTTTCACAAACAAACGCGCTATTGTCGATTATTACAAAATTCAAAACGATAATTTAAATGCCACCCTTATAGACAATACCTTTATAAAACAAAAGCAAGAAAGTGTCGCATCAGTGCATACTTTTGCCTTTGGCGGTAAATTAGTACGTAATAATTTGAATTTCTATCAAACGGGCGAACGTATTGAATCCACTCTAAAAGGTGTTACCATTATTGGCGAGAAACAACATGTGGACCACAACACATTGGTACACCATATTGAACCAAATTGCGAAAGCCATCAAGATTATAAAGGTATTTTTGGCGAAAACTCAACGGGGGTATTTAACGGTAAAATCATCGTTAATAAAGAAGCCCAAAAAACCAACGCATTTCAAGCCAACAACAACATTTTACTAAGCGATAAGGCAAGTATAAACACCAAGCCACAATTAGAAATTTTTGCTGACGATGTGAAGTGTTCCCACGGCTGTACCATTGGTCAGTTAGACGAAAGCGCCATGTTTTATATGCGTTCGCGCGGTATCCCAGAAAAAGAAGCCAAAGCCCTTTTAATGTACGCCTTTAGTAATAACGTGTTAAGTTCGGTTAAAATCCCGGAAATTAAACAACGCATTACTAAAATTATCGCCAATAAATTGGGTGTTAAAATTGGGTTCGACTTATAG
- the sufC gene encoding Fe-S cluster assembly ATPase SufC has protein sequence MLKIENLHASVEDKAILRGINLEVKAGEVHAIMGPNGSGKSTLASVIAGKEEYEVTDGNIFFNGEDIDELAAEERAHKGVFLSFQYPVEIPGVSVTNFMKTAINETRKAQGLEEMPAKDMLKLIREKSELLEIDRKFLSRSLNEGFSGGEKKRNEIFQMAMLEPKLAILDETDSGLDIDALRIVANGVNKLKSKDNAVIVITHYQRLLDYIVPDFVHVLYDGRIVKSGGKELAHELEEKGYDWIKEEVNA, from the coding sequence ATGTTAAAAATTGAAAATTTACACGCAAGTGTTGAGGATAAAGCCATTTTAAGAGGCATAAATTTAGAAGTAAAAGCAGGAGAAGTACATGCTATTATGGGACCAAACGGTTCTGGAAAAAGCACGTTGGCCTCAGTAATTGCCGGAAAAGAAGAATACGAAGTAACTGATGGAAATATCTTTTTTAATGGAGAGGACATCGACGAATTAGCAGCCGAAGAGCGTGCGCACAAAGGCGTGTTTTTATCATTCCAATACCCTGTTGAAATCCCAGGAGTATCGGTTACCAACTTCATGAAAACGGCCATTAATGAAACCCGTAAGGCGCAAGGTCTAGAAGAAATGCCTGCTAAAGATATGCTGAAGTTAATTCGTGAAAAATCGGAGTTGTTGGAAATTGATAGAAAATTTTTATCACGTTCTTTAAACGAAGGCTTTTCTGGTGGTGAAAAGAAACGTAACGAGATCTTTCAAATGGCCATGCTAGAACCTAAATTAGCCATTCTGGACGAAACAGATTCTGGTTTGGATATTGATGCACTTCGTATTGTAGCCAACGGCGTTAACAAACTTAAAAGTAAGGACAACGCTGTTATCGTCATTACACATTACCAACGGTTGTTAGATTACATCGTTCCAGATTTTGTCCATGTTTTGTACGATGGCCGTATTGTAAAATCTGGCGGTAAAGAATTGGCACATGAGCTTGAAGAAAAAGGTTACGACTGGATTAAAGAAGAAGTGAACGCGTAA
- a CDS encoding SufE family protein yields MTIEDIQNDIIDEFSMFEDWEERYQYMIDLGKDLPLIDDQYKTDSNIIKGCQSKVWVHAEMKDDKIEFTADSDAIITKGIIAILIRVFSNQHPKDIIDADTDFIDKIGLKEHLSPTRANGLVSMVKQLKMYAIAYQTQLK; encoded by the coding sequence GTGACAATTGAAGACATACAAAATGACATAATAGACGAATTCTCAATGTTTGAAGATTGGGAAGAGCGCTACCAGTATATGATTGATTTAGGGAAAGATTTACCCTTAATTGACGACCAATACAAAACCGACAGCAACATTATTAAAGGTTGCCAAAGTAAAGTTTGGGTTCATGCCGAAATGAAAGACGACAAAATTGAATTTACTGCCGATAGTGATGCCATTATCACCAAAGGTATTATTGCTATTTTAATACGCGTATTTTCAAATCAGCACCCAAAAGATATTATTGATGCAGATACTGATTTTATTGATAAAATTGGTTTAAAAGAACACTTATCACCTACCCGAGCCAATGGTTTGGTTAGTATGGTAAAACAATTAAAAATGTATGCCATTGCATACCAAACACAGTTAAAATAA
- a CDS encoding DUF59 domain-containing protein — protein MSEAIDTTLLGEKIVNVLKTIYDPEIPVDIYELGLIYDVFVNEDYDVKILMTLTTPNCPVAETLPLEVEEKIKSLNDVKSAEVEITFDPPWTQDLMSEEAKLELGML, from the coding sequence ATGAGCGAAGCAATTGATACCACTTTATTAGGTGAAAAAATAGTAAACGTATTAAAAACCATTTACGATCCGGAAATACCCGTAGACATCTACGAATTAGGCCTAATTTATGATGTTTTTGTAAATGAAGATTACGATGTAAAAATCTTAATGACATTAACAACGCCCAACTGTCCCGTAGCAGAAACATTACCTTTGGAAGTTGAAGAAAAAATAAAATCATTAAACGATGTAAAAAGTGCTGAAGTCGAAATTACTTTCGACCCGCCTTGGACGCAAGATTTAATGAGCGAAGAAGCGAAATTGGAATTAGGGATGCTTTAA
- a CDS encoding zinc metalloprotease: MKKLFLSMAVIALLFTACDNDKNEVVQEQQIDMSDFYVFTDVNEDLSSKSVNSKKTLKTCYTMNVLNKQLIQNPGLEKKMYDIELHTRQFLTAKGKPGGGGGKPGGGSGDTDVDVLPIDDGLGTINIPVYIHIVLPNANDVTNSQIQSQMNVLNSDFNSTNANLLPSGATNFVNDATTTDVNFTLAGTFRHNNNTASWGTNNAIKSAYPPITPETHLNIWVCNIGGGILGYAQFPGGNSATDGVVLLHSSLPGGSAAPYNLGRTATHEVGHYLNLRHIWGDGRCKQDDFVTDTPSSDGANYGCPSYPTINCSTADMTMNYMDYTDDACMYMFTDGQRNRMRAIFTSGGSRAAMAGN; the protein is encoded by the coding sequence ATGAAAAAACTATTTTTAAGTATGGCTGTTATAGCACTCCTATTTACAGCATGCGACAATGACAAAAATGAGGTTGTTCAAGAACAACAAATTGACATGAGTGACTTTTATGTTTTTACCGATGTTAATGAAGATTTAAGTTCCAAATCCGTTAATTCAAAGAAAACGCTTAAAACTTGTTACACCATGAATGTTCTAAACAAGCAACTTATTCAAAATCCGGGTTTAGAAAAGAAAATGTATGATATCGAGCTTCATACACGCCAATTCTTAACTGCCAAAGGCAAACCTGGAGGCGGTGGTGGAAAACCAGGTGGTGGAAGCGGAGACACAGATGTTGATGTACTACCTATTGATGACGGTTTAGGCACCATAAATATTCCTGTGTATATTCACATTGTATTACCTAATGCTAACGATGTGACAAACTCACAAATACAATCGCAAATGAATGTTTTAAATAGTGACTTTAATAGCACTAACGCTAACTTACTACCTTCAGGCGCTACAAATTTTGTGAATGATGCTACAACTACCGATGTTAACTTTACGTTAGCTGGTACATTTAGACATAACAACAACACAGCATCTTGGGGAACAAATAATGCCATAAAATCGGCATATCCACCTATTACACCAGAAACCCATTTAAATATTTGGGTATGCAATATTGGTGGCGGTATCTTGGGATATGCACAATTCCCTGGAGGAAATTCAGCTACCGATGGTGTTGTATTATTGCACTCAAGTTTACCAGGTGGTTCTGCAGCACCTTATAATTTAGGAAGAACTGCAACCCATGAAGTTGGTCATTACTTAAATTTACGTCATATCTGGGGCGATGGAAGATGTAAACAAGATGATTTTGTTACAGACACTCCTAGTTCAGACGGTGCAAATTATGGATGTCCATCTTACCCAACAATTAACTGTAGCACAGCAGACATGACCATGAACTATATGGACTATACGGATGATGCTTGCATGTACATGTTTACAGACGGACAAAGAAACAGAATGCGTGCTATTTTCACTTCAGGTGGCTCAAGAGCTGCTATGGCTGGAAATTAA
- a CDS encoding DUF2480 family protein, whose translation MKDDIINRVANSALVTINLEDYYPKGDRILFDIKDWLFEGFVLREKDFRNQVAEYDWSRYQDCYVALTCSSDAIIPGWAYMLISIQLEPFAKKTVIGNLELLETSIYQDVLTNLDVSEFTNKPLIIKGCSKKPVPQNAYIMLASKLKPIAKSIMYGEACSSVPLFKSK comes from the coding sequence TTGAAGGACGACATTATAAATCGCGTTGCAAATAGCGCATTAGTGACTATCAACCTTGAGGATTACTATCCTAAAGGTGACCGTATATTGTTTGATATTAAAGATTGGCTTTTTGAGGGGTTTGTGTTACGCGAAAAAGACTTTAGAAACCAAGTTGCCGAATATGACTGGTCACGATACCAAGATTGCTATGTAGCATTAACTTGTAGTAGCGATGCCATTATACCAGGTTGGGCTTATATGCTTATTAGTATCCAACTTGAACCGTTTGCAAAAAAAACCGTCATTGGCAATCTTGAACTTTTAGAAACCTCTATCTATCAAGATGTTTTAACTAATTTAGATGTTTCAGAGTTTACAAATAAACCTCTGATTATTAAAGGCTGCTCTAAAAAACCCGTACCCCAAAATGCCTATATCATGCTTGCTTCAAAATTAAAACCCATCGCAAAATCTATCATGTATGGTGAAGCCTGCTCATCTGTTCCTCTTTTCAAAAGCAAATAA
- a CDS encoding LIM domain-containing protein yields MKNIHCLVFGHDFKVTRNVTYHVKEYACKTCKKQLTTSSNGSLIELTPKFKEINDVLERVHHKRISKTNRQKINNGLLIFSH; encoded by the coding sequence ATGAAAAATATTCATTGTCTGGTATTCGGACATGATTTTAAAGTCACTAGAAATGTTACTTATCATGTCAAAGAATACGCATGCAAAACTTGTAAAAAACAACTAACAACAAGCAGTAACGGAAGTTTAATTGAATTGACCCCTAAGTTTAAAGAAATTAACGATGTGTTGGAACGCGTCCACCATAAACGTATTTCTAAAACCAATCGTCAAAAAATTAATAATGGATTGTTAATCTTTAGTCATTAA
- a CDS encoding DUF3078 domain-containing protein encodes MKKTFLLFALFIGIVTVNAQTKEELQALKAEKQAAADALQAEAKALQAQIDALPGWRVGAFGTIGGSLSNFSKWYAQGAPNNSSGNIGFTFNGHANLIQEKFFWRNALTTNLNWVKLDNKDIDTDDDSFKPTTDVFNISSLYGRNITKTLAASGLMEYRTTVLDNFNDPGYLDLGIGATWTPINNLIVVIHPLNYNFVFSEGETVFESSLGAKIVADYTRQIGAINFKTNLSMFQSYKSSNYSNWTWNNSFSYTLWKMIGVGFDFGLRNNKQEALNYALAQTPPTATGFDDVDNDLQTYYTIGLSYKF; translated from the coding sequence ATGAAAAAAACTTTTTTACTATTTGCACTATTTATTGGTATAGTGACCGTAAACGCACAAACAAAAGAAGAACTTCAGGCCCTAAAAGCCGAAAAACAAGCTGCTGCAGATGCTTTGCAAGCTGAGGCAAAGGCTTTACAAGCACAAATTGATGCCCTACCAGGTTGGAGAGTAGGCGCTTTTGGTACTATTGGGGGTAGTTTATCCAACTTCAGTAAATGGTATGCACAAGGAGCTCCCAATAACTCGTCTGGTAATATAGGCTTTACTTTTAACGGTCATGCCAACTTAATTCAAGAAAAATTCTTTTGGAGAAATGCTTTAACTACCAATTTAAATTGGGTAAAATTAGACAACAAAGATATTGATACCGATGACGATAGTTTTAAACCAACAACCGATGTCTTTAATATCTCTTCTTTATACGGAAGAAACATTACTAAAACATTGGCTGCTTCCGGTTTAATGGAATACAGAACAACTGTTTTAGACAACTTTAACGATCCTGGTTATTTAGATTTGGGTATTGGTGCTACATGGACGCCTATTAATAATTTGATAGTGGTGATTCACCCTTTAAACTACAACTTTGTATTTAGTGAAGGTGAAACCGTTTTCGAATCGTCTCTTGGAGCTAAAATTGTTGCCGATTATACCAGACAAATTGGTGCCATTAACTTTAAAACAAACCTATCGATGTTTCAAAGTTACAAAAGCAGCAACTACTCTAACTGGACTTGGAACAACTCGTTTAGCTACACGCTTTGGAAAATGATTGGTGTTGGTTTTGATTTTGGTTTAAGAAATAACAAACAAGAGGCTTTAAACTATGCCTTAGCACAAACACCTCCCACAGCAACAGGTTTTGATGATGTTGATAACGATTTACAAACTTATTACACTATTGGATTGAGTTATAAATTCTAA
- a CDS encoding HesB/IscA family protein, which yields MIKVSETAKKKVIELMQEDGYNPATDYVRVGVKSGGCSGLSYDLKFDKENQEDDKVFVDNDVKIIVDKKSFLYLIGTTLEYSGGLNGTGFVFNNPNANRTCGCGESFSL from the coding sequence ATGATAAAAGTTTCTGAAACAGCTAAGAAAAAAGTTATCGAACTTATGCAAGAAGATGGCTATAATCCTGCTACCGACTATGTACGTGTTGGCGTTAAAAGCGGTGGTTGTTCTGGGCTATCTTACGATTTAAAGTTTGATAAAGAAAATCAAGAAGACGATAAAGTATTTGTAGATAATGACGTTAAAATTATTGTTGACAAAAAGAGTTTCCTTTACTTGATAGGGACTACTTTAGAATATTCTGGAGGATTAAACGGAACCGGATTCGTGTTTAACAACCCAAATGCAAATCGCACTTGTGGATGTGGCGAATCGTTTTCTCTTTAA
- a CDS encoding alpha/beta hydrolase — MTLPYKGINIFYTDEGEGNPVVLLHGFLENVSMWDAFIPKLTKRNRVICIDLLGHGKTACLGYIHTMELMAETVEAVLNHLNITSSTIIGHSMGGYVALAFAEKKPNALKGLCLMNSTALPDTEEKKQNRDRAIVAVKQNYKTFIRIAVNNLFRPKNRIAFSNKIKDVVNEALQTPLQGIVAALEGMKIRKNREHILQLSHFKKMMIISKKDPVLDYDTLISQTKNNSVHVVEFPDGHMSHIENESEFLIQIMHFIENI, encoded by the coding sequence ATGACACTACCATACAAAGGCATCAACATTTTTTACACAGATGAAGGGGAAGGAAATCCCGTAGTTTTACTCCATGGTTTTTTAGAAAATGTTTCTATGTGGGACGCCTTCATCCCAAAACTAACAAAAAGAAACAGGGTTATTTGTATTGATTTGCTAGGTCATGGCAAAACAGCATGTTTAGGCTACATACATACTATGGAACTTATGGCAGAAACTGTTGAAGCGGTACTTAACCATTTAAATATAACAAGTTCAACTATTATTGGACATTCCATGGGTGGTTATGTAGCACTCGCTTTTGCGGAAAAAAAACCAAATGCTTTAAAGGGATTGTGCTTGATGAACTCTACAGCACTACCCGATACCGAGGAAAAAAAACAAAACAGGGATCGAGCTATTGTAGCTGTTAAACAGAATTACAAAACTTTTATTAGAATTGCTGTCAACAATTTATTCAGACCAAAAAACAGAATTGCTTTTTCTAATAAAATAAAGGATGTTGTTAATGAAGCTTTACAAACGCCTTTACAGGGCATTGTTGCAGCGTTGGAAGGTATGAAAATTAGAAAAAATAGAGAACACATTCTTCAATTATCCCATTTCAAAAAAATGATGATCATTAGTAAAAAAGATCCTGTTTTAGATTACGACACACTCATTAGTCAAACTAAAAACAATAGCGTTCACGTGGTTGAATTTCCAGACGGACACATGAGCCATATCGAAAATGAAAGTGAATTCTTAATACAAATTATGCATTTCATCGAAAATATTTAA
- the thiL gene encoding thiamine-phosphate kinase — translation MIEDKNQQRTPLSELGEFGLIDHLTKNFEINHSSTIKGIGDDAAVLNFENKKIVVTTDLLVEGVHFDLSYMPLKHLGYKAVVVNLSDVYAMNAKATQITVSIAVSNRFPLEALEDIYAGIETAAKIYDVDVIGGDTTSSNTGLLISITAIGVVEDEVYRNGAKPNDLLVVTGDLGGAFMGLQVLEREKEVYKVNPNNQPDLEPYTYIIERQLKPEARKDIIKLLKDLDVKPTAMIDISDGLSSEIIHLCKQSDVGCDLYEEKIPLDPQVISTCEEFNIDSTTVALNGGEDYELLFTVSQADFPKIQANPNFSVIGYMKEANEGMHLITRGESKIPIKAQGWKNFND, via the coding sequence ATGATAGAAGATAAAAATCAACAACGTACGCCATTAAGTGAATTAGGTGAATTTGGACTGATAGACCATTTAACAAAAAACTTTGAAATAAATCACAGTTCTACCATCAAGGGGATAGGCGATGATGCAGCCGTTTTAAATTTTGAAAACAAAAAAATTGTAGTTACTACAGATCTTTTGGTTGAAGGGGTGCATTTCGATTTAAGTTACATGCCACTAAAACATTTAGGTTATAAAGCGGTTGTTGTAAACCTATCCGATGTGTATGCTATGAATGCAAAAGCAACACAAATTACAGTATCTATTGCGGTGTCTAATAGATTTCCTTTGGAAGCACTTGAAGATATTTATGCAGGTATAGAAACAGCAGCCAAAATTTATGATGTAGATGTGATAGGTGGTGATACAACATCATCTAACACGGGGCTTCTGATTTCCATTACAGCTATTGGCGTAGTGGAAGATGAAGTTTATAGAAATGGCGCTAAACCGAACGATTTATTGGTTGTCACTGGCGATTTGGGTGGTGCTTTTATGGGTTTGCAAGTGCTTGAACGTGAAAAAGAAGTCTATAAAGTAAACCCAAATAACCAACCCGATTTAGAGCCTTATACCTATATTATTGAACGCCAATTAAAACCAGAAGCACGTAAAGACATTATTAAGTTGTTGAAAGATTTGGATGTAAAACCAACGGCTATGATTGATATTAGTGATGGTTTATCGTCTGAAATTATTCATTTATGCAAACAAAGTGATGTGGGATGCGATTTATATGAAGAAAAAATTCCGTTAGACCCTCAAGTTATTTCAACTTGTGAAGAATTTAATATTGATAGCACAACCGTTGCTTTAAATGGCGGTGAAGATTATGAATTGTTGTTTACGGTATCTCAAGCCGATTTTCCTAAAATACAAGCAAATCCTAATTTTAGTGTTATTGGATATATGAAAGAAGCAAATGAAGGGATGCATTTGATAACCAGGGGAGAATCAAAAATACCCATAAAGGCACAAGGGTGGAAAAACTTTAATGACTAA
- a CDS encoding aminotransferase class V-fold PLP-dependent enzyme, which translates to MFNVENIRKDFPILSRKVNGKPLVYFDNAATSQTPQQVIDVIVDYYSNYNANIHRGVHALSQEATDKYEQARKKIQTHFNAKFVHEIIFTSGTTHGINLVANGFSSLLKKGDEIIVSALEHHSNIVPWQMLCEHTGAILKVIPMNQEGELVMTEFDKLLSENTKLVFVNHISNALGTVNPIEYIIEKAHQVGAAVLIDGAQSCPHIKPDVQALDVDFYVASAHKMCGPTGQGMLYGKENWLKKLPPYQGGGEMIAEVTFEKTTYADLPHKFEAGTPNICGGIAFGAAIDYMNAIGFDVIAKYEHELLEYATNQLLQIEGLKIYGTSKHKTSVISFNLEGIHPYDVGTILDKLGIAVRTGHHCAQPIMDYFKIPGTVRASFTFYNTKTEIDALVAGVKKAKMMLS; encoded by the coding sequence ATGTTCAACGTAGAAAACATACGAAAAGATTTCCCCATACTTTCCAGAAAAGTAAATGGAAAACCCTTAGTGTATTTTGACAATGCTGCTACATCACAAACTCCACAACAGGTTATTGATGTGATTGTAGACTATTATTCAAACTACAATGCCAACATACATAGAGGTGTACATGCTTTAAGTCAAGAAGCTACCGACAAATATGAACAAGCACGAAAAAAAATACAAACCCATTTCAATGCCAAATTTGTACACGAGATTATATTTACCTCTGGCACAACACATGGTATTAATTTAGTCGCCAATGGATTTTCATCTCTGTTAAAGAAAGGTGACGAAATAATTGTTTCAGCTTTAGAGCATCATAGTAATATTGTGCCTTGGCAAATGCTTTGCGAACATACTGGTGCTATTTTAAAAGTTATCCCCATGAACCAAGAAGGCGAATTGGTGATGACAGAATTTGATAAACTACTATCAGAAAACACCAAGCTTGTTTTTGTAAATCATATTTCAAATGCATTAGGAACCGTCAACCCTATTGAATATATTATTGAAAAAGCGCATCAAGTTGGTGCTGCTGTTTTAATTGATGGCGCACAGTCTTGCCCACATATTAAACCAGACGTTCAGGCATTGGATGTCGATTTTTATGTAGCATCGGCTCATAAAATGTGTGGACCAACAGGACAAGGCATGCTGTATGGCAAAGAAAATTGGTTAAAAAAATTACCTCCTTACCAAGGTGGTGGCGAAATGATTGCCGAAGTAACCTTTGAGAAAACAACCTACGCAGATTTGCCTCATAAATTTGAAGCAGGAACCCCAAACATTTGTGGTGGCATTGCTTTTGGAGCAGCCATCGATTACATGAATGCCATTGGCTTTGATGTTATTGCAAAATATGAACACGAGCTTTTAGAATACGCCACCAATCAATTATTGCAAATTGAAGGTCTAAAAATCTACGGCACTTCAAAACATAAAACCTCAGTAATCTCTTTTAACTTAGAAGGGATCCATCCGTATGATGTCGGTACTATTCTAGATAAATTAGGCATTGCGGTTCGTACAGGTCACCACTGCGCACAACCTATTATGGATTATTTTAAAATTCCAGGAACCGTTCGTGCTTCTTTTACTTTTTACAATACTAAAACTGAAATCGATGCTTTGGTTGCTGGTGTTAAAAAAGCAAAAATGATGCTTTCGTAG